The following is a genomic window from Theobroma cacao cultivar B97-61/B2 chromosome 10, Criollo_cocoa_genome_V2, whole genome shotgun sequence.
TGACCCTCTTGTGAAAGAGAACAACCATGGCATAGAAAGGCATTgagacttttctttttttttttttgtgttcttggggaaaattgaagaaaaaagctGGAAAGAATTTTCTTCTGTGTTCTTTGTTCATGTCTGCTGTCCttgatttatttgttattaCTGGCGATATAACAAAATTCGAGTAGCATGCTTGTTACTAATGCATGATCATGATCACACTATATCTGGCTATAGTGGCCTGTTTGACATTGATAATTGTTTGAGAAAGCatgaataatatttttctggttcaaattaccttcaatttctttaatttcagTGTGGCATATCCTGATAGCTTCTTTACATTTGCATCCCCTTGTATGTGAGAATAATATTGGTCTGGTTCAAATTACCTTCAATTTCTATAATTTCAGCATACAGGTCCTGACAGCTTCTTTACATTTGCATCCCTTTGTATATGAGCAGCATGTTTCCTTTTACAAAATCATACATTGTGATGGTTCTCTATTCCCCAACTATTGTTATTTATCAGGCCTGACTGCATATCGAACCATTTCTAAGTTTGCTGAAAATTGCTGATTTATAAGTTTTATCTGTAAAATTCTCACTTAGGGACTGTAGTAGAACCAAAAGCTACCGCCACTGCTGAACCCCTGTTGCTCAATGCTGTTCGAGGGCAAGATGTTGAACGACCACCAGTTTGGCTTATGAGGCAAGCAGGGAGGTACATGAAGGCAGGTTTTGAATCTGTGATggtttgaaaagaaaatatttttttcatttgctgCATTTACTTTGGTGATTGCATAACTAGATTGTAACTTCTAAACTCCTAAATGTCTGATTCATGTTTCTGCTGTCAAACCCTTTTTAGaagaaataagatttatcaatgATTTCCTTTAATAATCCAAGTGAAGGGTAATAGTAGGCTATATCACATTTCACTTAATGAGGATTGTATGGGCAAAGTATAGACAAATTCCTAGCACAGTGCTCCTTTATGAGGAGGGTCCAACTTCCAAGTTCTAAtcgttaaaaaaaatgaaaaagagaaaaggaaggaaaagaaaagagagagtaTGTTACATGGAGTGGAATGAGAATTTCCTTAAAAACTAGCCATATAGCACGTGCCAGGTTTTAGTAAGTTATCTAAAAGCTTGCTTTTTATGCTACTGTGAAATAAGCAGAAATGACAAGTATATTTTTCCAATATTTTTGTGGTATTGTTTGTGTTGGCATTATATATGCTAGCTTTGCAGGCTTCTTTTTGCAAAGGGAAAATGTCTTATTTAGTCCCTGAAATTTAGGAAAATCTCTAAAGTGGTGTCTGtactaaaaatatgttcaaTGTGGTACCTCGACTTCCATTTTGTCAATCAATTTAAGCCAACCCCTTAACACTGTTAATGGAAGCTCATGAAGTGGCTGTCAACTAACCAAATTGTGACATATGGCCAAATAAATGTCATGTCACCCATTGGGACACTTTCCATTTGAACACATGGCACCATGTGACTGCCATGTGTCACAAAATTACTGGTGCATCCCTTTGGAAGAAATTTTGTGATGTGTGTGCCACATGTACAAATGGAAAGGGTCCCAATGGGTGACATGGCATTTATTTGGCCACATGTCGCAGTTTGGTTGGTTGACAGCCATGTCATCAACTTCAGTTAACAGTGTTAAGGGGTTGGGGTAGATGGATACATGAATGAAAGTTGAGGTGCCACATTGGACATGTTTTAGTATAAGTGTGAAAGCACTGGGGCTAAAAATAGGACATTATCCCTTATGCAAATCTTATGCTCTGTTGACATCTTTAATATCACTTTCGATTCACATGCATGTAGATCTTTTTTACTTGAATCCTTTGTTTATTTCTTGTAAGTTCCATGTTTGTATCTCTCCTTTTTGTATGTCTAAGAAGAGAGTAGGTCATTGCTGTTTGGTTTCATATTGCATCTCCTTTTTCAGTTAAATCTTACTTTGAGTGTTTCATATTGTAGAGCTACCAAATTATCTGTGAAAAGTATCCATCCTTTCGTGAAAGATCAGAAAATGTTGATCTTGTTGTTGAGATTTCACTGCAGCCATGGAATGTTTTCAAGCCTGATGGggtaagaaaatttttttgtaatccttttaataatttttcttgaatgaACATTTATGATAGTAGGTTCTGTTCCCTATATTgctattttattgttgttgGTTAAAAACCCGATCCTTCCACATTTTGGGTATCAAAAAATTTCAGTTGACTTTTATGTTCTACACCCGCGaccgccccccccccccccccccctccctgCCCATTCTTGTTGCTCTTTGCATATTGCAAGTTGTTAATCTGTTTTAATCATCATGTATTATGACAGGTGATTTTATTCTCAGACATTCTTACTCCTCTCTCTGGGATGAACATACCTTTCAACATTGTGAAAGGTAAGGGTCCGGTTATCTTTGATCCTCTAGGCAGTGCTGCTGATGTTGATAAAGTGAGAGAATTCAATCCTGAGGAGTCAGTTCCATATGTTGGTGAAGCATTGACAATCTTGCGAAGAGAGGTCTATATTGACATTTCCCATAGTATCCTAATTTGAATGTCTTATTTTTCCCATTATTTTCTGTTCATTCTTCCATAAGTGAAACATTTATGTGTGGCCATGTACCATATGATATTTTCCACATACAATCAGTTCTGCATTTGGGATGTTCTTAGGCAGGAATGGCAGACTAATAATATAGTTAAACATCCaatgttaattaaattagagaAGTTAGCTAACCTTAATTTTGCCAAACAGAAAGGTTAGCTGTTAGGTCTCTCTGCAATAGAATTTGTGCCTTAATGTGACGTAAGtttgaattcaaaataattatcCCATAAGCAAGTAATTATCTGTAATTATCTGTGGTCAGAAGCAAGTAATTATCTAAGTTTTACTATCATTTTCTATCATTTTATATAAGGATGTTGGTTGATTCTTTGAGAACTTAGAAAACATTGATAATGTCCTTGCCTAATTAGTGTTACCTGCCATTCAGTGAGTTCAAAAGCTAATGTAAACTCactcctttctttcctttgacAGGTAGATAACGAAGCTGCTGTTCTGGGTTTTGTTGGTGCTCCATTCACTTTAGCATCATATGTGGTTGAAGGTGGTTCATCAAAGAACttcaccaaaataaaaagattggcTTTCTCTCAACCCAAGGTGGTTTTGCTTGTCTTTCTCTAGCATTGAGGACCAACAGGATGTCAAGttttttgtatttgttttttcttctgggctttgttttaaatagtAGTGTCTAATCCATAACTGAAACCACAAACTTAAAGCCACCTACATTAAAGGTTTCCATCAGCTACCCCTTAAGTTAATTCCCAGAAATCgattgcttttcttttttcttatttttcttctgcTTGCCAAAACATTTCTCAACTACCCTTTGTACTTATGAATAATGTTATCAACTGGATTCCTTTGACCTCACTTTTTTCCTACAGGTACTTCATTCTTTGCTTCAGAAATTTGCAACCTCCATGGCGAACTACATTCGATACCAAGCTGACAATGGAGCCCAAGTGGTTCAAATTTTTGACTCTTGGGCAACAGAGCTCAGTCCAGTGGATTTTGAGGAGTTCAGCCTGCCCTATTTGAAGCAAATTGTAGACTCTGTAAAACAAACCCAGCCAGATCTTCCTTTAATCCTTTACGCAAGTGGATCTGGGGGCTTGTTAGAGAGGTTAGCTTTAACAGGCGTGGATGTAGTTAGCTTAGATTGGACTGTTGACATGGCCGAAGGTAGAAAGCGACTAGGACATGATATTGCTGTGCAGGGAAATATTGATCCTGGTGTCCTTTTTGGCTCGAAGGAGTTCATCACCAATCGGATAAATGATACTGTGAGAAAAGCTGGTAAAGGGAAACATGTATTGAATCTAGGTCATGGGATTAAAGTAGGTACACCTGAGGAAAATGTTGCTCATTTCTTTGAGGTTGCTAAGGCAATCAGATACTGAAAACGATATGGGATTAACTAATTTCCTACTGAATAGAGTTAACGTATCTTTTGGTTCTTTTTTCCAGCCCTTGATTCTTCCTTTGTATTTATAGTTTTTCATGCTGGAGAAACATACTAcagtaataaaattttgttgacaGCTCCGGTTCCTAATGTCTGGGAGTATAGATAAAAGTTGACTCTCCTCTCCCTTCACTGTCCCTTGCCATTCTTATTCTAGCTTTGATTCAATTTGTTAAGGTATGCCTGGTTGTGGATTTGGAATTTGGATGCATAGTTCAACCTATTCATCGCAAAATGAACTTAGAATCCAGAATCAGTTTTTCAAAGTTTCTTTCTACTATTTGCTACTATTCTAATGGAGTTATATTCTACCAATGAGCATTAGcttatatatgtacatatggACAAGGCTGAGGGGAGTAGTTGAGGTTTAGTTCCAAACCATTCATTGGAAGAGTACCAACAGTTGGAAAGTTAAGACAAGTTTGGTTTGTTTGTGTTGGTTCTGTCGCTGCTATAAGAGAACCTGCCAACATTTTATTGGTTTGAGCTATCTAGTGCCTCTAAATATGGAGGCATCCTTCTCATCCAAGACATTGCGGGGGCCCTTTTCATTCCTTTAATTTAAATCTCCAATATAAAGAAGGGGTCCGTTACTAATCATGTGCCTCATCTAACTTTAGTCAAATATTACCTTCATGTGCTCTTCACTACCTTCTACATAAAGGTCTGAGAGAACGAGATAGAAATCTGTAACAGGAATTACAATCTTTTTCTATCCCATCACgacaaaattttgatgatcaGATTGAGAAAATTTGGACTTCTTTACAGCGGAAAAGGTGGATCAAAGTCACTTTGAGCCATGCTGAATGATGTCAGTATGCAGAAAGAGGGGGTTGCCTTGCCAggccaaaaaagaaatgaagattCCAGATTCGGCTTAAGCTTATAATAATATCAAATAGGGTCACAAAACAGAATCTGACCCCTCATTCATCATTTGGGTTTAgctcaaaattataggttgtTCACCAACCGGTTTGTATGCTAGTAATGATGTGTCCTAGTTATGAATTCTAAGCTTACTGAATATTCTGATGGCATATCAGAATATAGTTCAAACGGCTTGGCAACTTTCACTGAATTTTCCAGGCCAGAATGAATTCTCTGTCTTTGGGGGGAAAAATGAATCATATCAGACCTACCAATCACCAATTCTACTCAGCAAACATGCTCATGCCACCTCAATGGTCTTTCTactttttaaatggtttataCATTGATTGATCAGGTCTACCTGTCCAATTTGTACAGATTCAGAATATCTCAACCCCCccctcttctcttcttttgttctttattCACTGTTACTTATTGCTTCAACTttcattttaacaaaaatgaaTATCTAAACTGCATGTAAAACTCCAAATCCTGCTTCAATTAAGAACCTgaactttttattattattattattattatttagtaGTTCTTAGACCCCATTTTAAAAGAGAGTTGATGTcaagcttttttcttttatcttccCCTTCTCTTTGACTAggataggaaaaaaaaataaatgcaagAATAGCCTTGCAGTCATCATGCTCCAGGCCAGAAGTTAGTAACAAAGGGGCCAACAAGGAGGGTACCAACCTATAACCACACAAAAATATTgccaaaaaatttcaaatctatGATGTGGGTGTCgtgacgtgcgggtccgggaacccgtccGCCAGACGCGGGGCGAAAATTAAAATCGCAAGGtgtgggagtcgccaccaatcttttttatctaggtgtgattggtcacctattaactcGATTCTTAATCGACGAAgccctaaattaattttaggtccgtcgaaagaacgagaactggtctacgttttttagagatgggttcgggagtgcgattacgcacggagaagggttagcacctccgtgaCGCCCGTTctacgaacggtaccatttaatcttaagttatcttaatatagccttttcttagtttaatccctattttgttaattaaacttttattgaaTTGTCAGACTGAGTTTTTCACTTGGTCTTACgtatgcatatgatgcaagCGTAGAATGATGTcgtgacttgtttattttaaatgatggagtcggtaatcttttattggaaaattattcgGAGACTATCCCAACGCTTTGATGAAGTCTCGAAATTctcctcacctagagatatccccggaagaactcgtctctacgAGCTCATCGgagaaatcccatcatcgggattCCCGCGCCATATGCAAAGTAAGAGTGGCGTGCAATGACAGTGTAAAATGATGGTATCTATATGCACGCGTTTAttgattgtttaaaaaattttggttatttatttattatttattatttattattatttatttattatttttatatatactttattttttggttatttaaatCCATGTTTGTTGTTGGTCAATTTTTACTTGTTTACAAAGCTtatctaaataattaattaattaacttttaaatgattaatttaactttgtttagtaatatttatttgaattaacaAAATCTTTCtacatatattattttctaataatgactatttgacttaatgggttttgaaatttagagTTCAGATTTATCCCGACGCTTCGGTGAAAATCCGTCTCGAATTTCGTACCCGGAAAACATCCGCCCGAAAGAGGCAACTCTTTGCCCCCTTTTTGGCGGTAATACTCAaatattttcttccaattatattatttattattattatttatttatttttcattttattattatcttttaatttttatattttatatatattttttattatttttttatcttaatataatataataaatatatatatatttgcatcataaattactattattattatttattttattttttgatttttaatattaaatataagtgcccatattatataaatatttattccctaaaaaataaatgcatttaaattaaaaatgggCTAGACCcaagcaaaacaaaacaacaagggTTATACCTTGTTGGGCTGCGATTGGCCCAACTCGACGGCCCGTGGGAGCCCAAATCCAGCACCCGGCCTGTTTCTGGAAGCCCGCAAGGAGAAGTCCAAAACGCACCGTTTTGATGCCTGCGAAGCCGCTCAAAACGACGCCGTTTTGCCTGGTCCTTCCAGCTTCTGCTTGCCTCTCTGAAACGACGCCGTTTTGCCCACGAACCCTAGGTATTTAAtccccttttctctctttctctcttcagTTTCACtcctcactttctctctctagcagCGGCGCCCTCTCCCCTCTCTCTAAAAATCTCTTCTCTCTTCCGGCGCCGGCGTCCTCCCCTCTCTTCTcggatttctctctcttagcCGGCGAATCGCTTCGCCTTCCGTTGGCCGAATCCTTCCCTTCCCGTCGGCCCCTCTCTCTCCTCTCAGATCTCacccttttctctttgtttttctttgtgttcttttctctctcttttctgtGGCTAATCGCTgttgtttgtttcttttttgtgcAGGGTTTTAAAGAGCCGGGTTGTCCAATtttttggacaacccggcGAGGGGGTTCTGGCACCCCTGGAGTTGGTGGCCAGAACCCCCCATCCCGCGTAGTGGGTGGGGGATGGGACGGCGAcgggatggctgggcgtacgcccagccatcccaatttttttttattttttattttttaattttatttatttatttaatttaatttaatttaatttaatttttttattttatttgagtgTCTACAGTGGGTCCAGGCAAGTTTTATGTAACATCAACCCTTTCAAGACCTACCACCTACAATAAAGTCAATTCACATCAAATGGTGAAGAAGCAAATATTTCCAAGACTCCCCTGGTCTCATTTTGTCAATCATTATGCTTCGTGATGTCACCTGTGACCCAGTGGTCTGCAATGGCAAATAGTTTAGGAGCCGCAGGAGTCTACTTGCACAATCAATACGGCTGCTCAACAGTTCCAAATTTCATTTGGGTGCTTGGACAAGTTAAAAGAAAAGCTAATGGCTTAAGCTCAttttaaacaagaaaaagaaaaaagtttgctttttgaaaagagaaagagaccCTGCCATTTCTCAAATCCtatgttttgttttctccCTCCCTTTTAGGGTGACCTTTTGTTTTCattcttaaataaaattgGGATCAAGCtgctcttttccttttatataaAGCATAATTTTGTTTGAAGCAAAAGCAGGAGATTTAAAGGTTATTCTACAAAAATAGATACTGATTTCCCAAAGTAGCCTCATTGTTGATGCCCCTCACACATGATTGGTCACCCTTCCATTTACCCGTTGCTTCCTTCCAATTGCAAAGCTTGCATGCCCTTTGAACAGAATAGAAAAGCCAGGCTTTTCTCCTAACCACACCTTACATACGCCCTTCTATATATAGTTCAAAACGAGTAATGCCAATTATTACATGACAAATTTGCATTACTTTACATACATTGTACTTGCAGCATTTCTGTCTTTCACCTCTATCCCCCACCTCCTCCTCAAAAGACTATCTTCCACTCAAAACTCAACAcaatctctttctcttttccattcaaaaGTAAGTTTGGTTCTTTCTTTCATCGTGAATTTCATggcttttctctttctttctcttttttgggGATGAGTTTCTTGATCTAGGTAGCAATCTTGGTCATAAGACCAATAGTTTTGTTTAAATCAGTTtcttcatggttgaatcatatGCATTCTGTGAAGCTGGTGGATTTTAAATGTTTGTTTCTGGGTAGTTTCTAAATCTAATCTAATATTAGTTTATATTTGATCAAGAATTATTGTTCTGTTCTCTGATATGTTTCCCTTGCCCAGTTCATTTTTCATCTACTTTTGTTTGCAGAGAGAAGGATTTTTTTCCCATACCTGTTATTTCCTTTTCCTGGTTGTTCCTTTACTGGATATCTTGTGTAGATTGCATGAGCTGGGATTAATTGACTATGTTGATGAAATCAATAGATTGTATTGTGTTAGCCTGAGACTTTGTTTCCATATCTTTAAAACATTGTTGAGCTAGTGTTTTCCTTCTTCACCAAGAGAGAGAATGCTTCATAAGTGGTTTTCTGAAACCAGATGGgaatttaaattgtaaaagaCAAGTTGCTGAATTTCTTATGCATTAATTAATCTTGTTCAACCATGTGAACCATGATTTCTGCATATGAATCCATGAATGAGAGATAATACAAAAGTAGAAAAAGAGCTTTATGGAATATTTAAAGGGGAATACACCATCATCAAGTATGCTAATTTGCAGGTTACATAAATTTAAATCCGAAAGAtgcttcttctttcctttttttttatttataaataatggTGGTCCTTGAATTGCAACCAACAAGCTGAGCCAAGGGAATAATACATGGTTCAAGCATACTTATCTATTATAAGCAGTTCTGTGCTATTACTCAGAACGGCTCCGCATATAACTGCACAAATCTAAACAAATATTTGTACCAAATGTCTAGTTAATCTAATTAAGAGTCCTGTAGTTATTTAGCATGTTTTTGTGTTTGAATCTATAGTAGCTTCCACATGTCATCACCTTACATTCTTGGTCTACATTTTTAGATCATTAGAGCTGCTTTTGTTGGTTTTAAGCAGTTTATGCCTCatgaaagttttaattttcttcgATTCTAGGAGATGTCGGTGGGTctgatttttcatttgatgcaTGTCTACGTAATTTAGTTTATGAAGATACAAGATATGGCTATAAAGAAGCCTTCTAATGATTCATATGCACATTCCTTTATCTGATGCATGAGTATCAGATAATAATTTGCATTAGGGATGATTACACTTCTAGTCCTAAAGGTAATCCTGTCGCCTTTAGGACTAAAAGTCGAGCTTTTAGGACCCAAGGGGAAAAACTTGATGCCTGGTGTTTTCTGGCTAATATAGTATTTATGGTTACCAACACATGGTTGTCAAATTTGATGCATCTTTATGtttctttatctttctttGGTTGTAATACAAATTGTGATTTGTAGATACATTCTTTACTTGAAGCATGAGGATAAATTCAGAAGATATATTAAGATATGTATGATGCTTTCTTGCTGATTGAATCATTGTCTACTTGCCTATTTTTGTCTTTCAGACAGCATTCAGACAGGACCAGGGAATGCAGAAAGATGTGCTTGCATGCTGTGAATTCTTTCTCTGAAGCCCATAAGGTTAAATCTAGCACTGAATTTTCCTTATTAATTCTCGATGGGGTTGGATACGCAACAGACAGCAGATTCATGTTCTGTGTCCAAATGCTTAATAggattcaaaacaaaatttctgTCATGCTGATGCATGACCTTGTTGAAGACGGTTGAGTTCTCATGTTATAAACGCTCCTGCTCTGtagagtatatatataataactGCAGGAGATAATACTTTATTGGAGTGTGTTAAGATTCATACTTTGGAATGGAAAATACGGGGAAGGTGTTgatgcaaaaatatgaatttggaAGATTGTTAGGGCAAGGAAACTTTGCTAAAGTTTACTATGCTAGGAACATTGAAAGTAGTCAGAGTGTGGCGATTAAGGTCATTGACAAGGAGAAGGTTTTGAAAGTAGGGATGATTGATCAAACCAAGCGGGAGATATCTGTTATGAGCCTGGTTAAACACCCTAATATCTTGGAGCTCTATGAGGTCATGGCCAGCAAAAGCAAGATTTACTTTGTTATGGAGTATGCCAAAGGTGGTGAGCTCTTCAATAAGGTAGCAAAAGGAAAGCTGAGAGAAGACATGGCAAGGAAGTATTTTCAACAACTGATCAGTGCAGTTGATTTTTGCCACAGCAGAGGTGTTTACCATCGGGATTTAAAGCCGGAAAACTTACTCCTGGATGAAGATGGAATTCTAAAAGTATCAGATTTTGGTTTGAGTGCCCTTACTGAGTCAAAGCATCAAGATGGGTTACTCCACACAACTTGTGGAACCCCTGCCTATGTAGCTCCTGAAGTTATAAACAGAAAGGGTTATGATGGGGCCAAGGCTGACATCTGGTCTTGTGGGGTGATCCTCTATGTTCTACTGGCTGGTTATCTGCCATTCCATGATTCAAATCTAATAGCAATGTACAGGAAAATAAGCAAGGCAGACTACAAATTTCCTGGTTGGTTTTCACCTGAGGTGACCAAGCTGCTGTCAAGAATCCTCAATCCTAACCCAAAAGCTAGAATATCAATTGCAAAAATAATGTCAAATCCTTGGTTCAAAAAGGGATTCAACTCCAAACCAGTACAGAGAAAAGATGAAAAGGAATTGGCACATGTCGATATTGATGCAGTTTTTGGTTCTGAGACTAACCACATTGCATTTGAAGCAAAGAAAGACATGGCTAAGCTCACTAATTTGAATGCCTTTGATATCATTTCCTTATCAAGTGGGTTTGATTTGTCCGGATTGTTTgcagaaaatgataagaagaaGGACGTACAGTTTACTTCCATGCATACTGCCTCTACCATCACATCTAAACTAGAGGACATTGCTCAACATTTGAAGTTAAAAGTTAAGAAGGATGGAGGACTGCTGAAACTGGAAGGATCAAATGGAGGTAGAAAAGGCGCATTGGCTATTGATGCAGAAATATTTGAGTTTACCCCATCTTTCCATTTAGTAGAGCTGAGGAAGTTCAGTGGTGATACATTGGAGTTCCGGAAGACGTTGCAACAGGATGTTAGACCAGCTCTCAAGGATATTGTTTGGGCTTGGCAAGGTgagcagcagcagcaacagCAACAACAACAGCATCTGCAGTCATCCTAACCGTGTTCATGTCCAAGTGTCTCAAGGTTTTTTCACAGTATGTTGTGTTCTTGTTTCTCAATAACTGTACCCAAAAACAAAGTTGGATTTCTCCAAGTCTATTTAAATGCCAAATTCCATGGCAAAATTCTGGCAATTGGGTGTTTAGTTGCTTTCATTAAAGTTCAATATGTGGtttcttttctaatttctCCATAGCTGGCATCCTTGCATGAAATCCTGCTTGAGTTGCCAGAAATTGGTCTCtgttaaatgatattttgtttGGAAAAGGCTCTTAGCTTTGCAGTTATAGAACATCCAGCCTTGCTGCTATTTTGTTTCAATCTCAGACTCAGAGTGAGTAGGTGGTAGCATGAGATTGATAAAGAACTGAAGTGACCTAATAATGGTTACACAttgcatcttttttttttttccttatttggTTTGATTAAAATGTGAAATGAGTGCTTAACCTTACTCTTTGCTGTCACATACAACATGACCAAGGACTGGATTTTTAGCCTTGTTGAGTCTTGTATCAAGTGTCAATAATGTTTGAAGGTGTTGCAAATCAATACAAGATAATTTGGAATTTATCATATAGGACTAATTTCCACTCTATTATTTATACAATGAATAACATAATACTATCTTATAAAGAATTTGGGTactttttttagttatttcttgcaaaaaaatcatatttatattttcctttgtaTCATATATGTATTATTTTGCTTGGATATCAAAAACCTTAATTCATTTATggatattcaaattaaaaaaaaattaattatccaTGTTCCTAATAGGATTTAGGCACAATTGAATATGGTCGAGAGATTATTAGTTTTGAATCGAAAATTTTTGGATATTTGTCGATCATTCTTCGTTAGTTAATTTTTGTCTTGACATTCTTTTTTGTTCAAGGTACAAAATTTAATGagttttttcatataaaatctTGAGTTCTTTCTTACTCAAGGGGTAAAATTTAATGAGATTTTGCATATGAAACCTTGAGTTCTAATAAGGAAGG
Proteins encoded in this region:
- the LOC18587414 gene encoding CBL-interacting protein kinase 18, whose translation is MENTGKVLMQKYEFGRLLGQGNFAKVYYARNIESSQSVAIKVIDKEKVLKVGMIDQTKREISVMSLVKHPNILELYEVMASKSKIYFVMEYAKGGELFNKVAKGKLREDMARKYFQQLISAVDFCHSRGVYHRDLKPENLLLDEDGILKVSDFGLSALTESKHQDGLLHTTCGTPAYVAPEVINRKGYDGAKADIWSCGVILYVLLAGYLPFHDSNLIAMYRKISKADYKFPGWFSPEVTKLLSRILNPNPKARISIAKIMSNPWFKKGFNSKPVQRKDEKELAHVDIDAVFGSETNHIAFEAKKDMAKLTNLNAFDIISLSSGFDLSGLFAENDKKKDVQFTSMHTASTITSKLEDIAQHLKLKVKKDGGLLKLEGSNGGRKGALAIDAEIFEFTPSFHLVELRKFSGDTLEFRKTLQQDVRPALKDIVWAWQGEQQQQQQQQQHLQSS
- the LOC18587413 gene encoding uroporphyrinogen decarboxylase, whose translation is MSCSSVSSFTSSLFVPPKKSSFSNHKRRFIPCSRGGTVVEPKATATAEPLLLNAVRGQDVERPPVWLMRQAGRYMKSYQIICEKYPSFRERSENVDLVVEISLQPWNVFKPDGVILFSDILTPLSGMNIPFNIVKGKGPVIFDPLGSAADVDKVREFNPEESVPYVGEALTILRREVDNEAAVLGFVGAPFTLASYVVEGGSSKNFTKIKRLAFSQPKVLHSLLQKFATSMANYIRYQADNGAQVVQIFDSWATELSPVDFEEFSLPYLKQIVDSVKQTQPDLPLILYASGSGGLLERLALTGVDVVSLDWTVDMAEGRKRLGHDIAVQGNIDPGVLFGSKEFITNRINDTVRKAGKGKHVLNLGHGIKVGTPEENVAHFFEVAKAIRY